One region of Quercus lobata isolate SW786 chromosome 2, ValleyOak3.0 Primary Assembly, whole genome shotgun sequence genomic DNA includes:
- the LOC115974502 gene encoding ferredoxin--NADP reductase, leaf isozyme, chloroplastic-like, translating into MASAVNASVSLPSSSSSSLTTRASTIYSERVSFSKNIFYSRNVYVGKKMVQIRAQVTTETPAKVEKVSKKDDEGVVVNKFKPKDPYIGKCLLNSKITADDAPGETWHMVFTTEGEVPYKEGQSIGVIPDGIDKNGKPHKLRLYSIASSALGDFGNSKTVSLCVKRLVYTNDKGEMVKGVCSNFLCDLKPGADVKITGPVGKEMLMPKDPNATVIMLATGTGIAPFRSFLWKMFFEKHENYKFNGLAWLFLGVPTTSSLLYKEEFAKMKEKAPENFRVDYAVSREQTNDKGEKMYIQTRMAQYAEELWELLKKDNTYVYMCGLKGMEKGIDDIMVSLAAKDGIDWLEYRRQLKKSEQWNVEVY; encoded by the exons AATATCTTCTATTCTAGAAATGTCTACGTTGGTAAGAAAATGGTTCAGATTAGAGCCCAAGTCACTACAGAAACTCCAGCCAAAGTAGAAAAAGTTTCCAAGAAAGATGATGAGGGTGTGGTTGTAAACAAGTTCAAGCCTAAGGATCCTTACATTGGTAAGTGCCTTCTCAACTCCAAAATTACAGCGGACGATGCTCCGGGTGAGACTTGGCACATGGTGTTTACTACTGAGG GGGAAGTTCCTTATAAAGAAGGACAATCCATTGGTGTTATTCCAGATGGCATTGACAAGAATGGGAAACCCCACAAGCTTAGATTGTATTCTATTGCCAGTAGTGCTCTTGGAGACTTTGGGAATTCCAAAACT GTTTCTCTGTGTGTCAAGAGGCTTGTCTACACCAATGATAAAGGAGAGATGGTTAAAGGAGTTTGCTCAAATTTCTTGT GTGACCTGAAGCCTGGGGCTGATGTGAAAATCACAGGACCTGTAGGAAAAGAAATGCTTATGCCAAAAGATCCAAATGCCACAGTTATAATG CTTGCAACCGGAACTGGAATTGCTCCTTTCCGTTCATTCTTGTGGAAGATGTTttttgagaagcatgagaaCTATAAG TTCAATGGATTGGCTTGGCTCTTTTTGGGTGTTCCAACAACTAGCTCATTGCTCTACAAGGAg GAGTTTGCGAAGATGAAAGAGAAGGCACCAGAAAACTTCAGAGTTGATTATGCAGTGAGCAGAGAACAAACAAATGACAAGGGCGAGAAGATGTATATTCAAACCCGAATGGCACAGTATGCAGAGGAGCTATGGGAGTTACTCAAAAAAGACAACAcctatgtatatatgtgtggaCTCAAGGGAATGGAGAAGGGGATTGATGACATAATGGTCTCTTTGGCTGCTAAAGATG GCATCGATTGGCTTGAATACAGGAGACAATTGAAGAAGTCAGAGCAATGGAATGTTGAAGTCTATTGA